CGTAAATTTAATAGCTACATAAAACCGAACACTAAATGAACAATATTCTTGATACCGCCAAAAGTTGGCTGACGGATTTTTTTGACCCTGCCGTAAAAAAAGAAATTCAACATCTTATAGATAATGATACGGAAGAACTTAAGGACCGTTTCTATAAGAACATGGAATTTGGTACGGGAGGAATGCGGGGGGTTATGGGTGCAGGAACTAACCGAATTAATAAATATACACTAGGAAAAAGTACACAAGGTCTCAGCAATTACCTGAACAAGGTATATGGCGATGAAGAGGTTAAGGTAGTAATCGCCTATGATTGCCGCCATAATAGCGATACGCTTGCACGAACAGTTGCAGAGGTATTCTCTGCCAACGGAATTAAAGTTTTTTTATTCTCGGAATTACGCACTACACCAGAGTTATCTTTTGCCGTTCGCCATTTAAACTGTCATGCAGGAATTGTGCTTACCGCATCGCATAATCCACCGGAATACAACGGTTACAAAGTGTATTGGGGCGATGGAGGACAAATAGTACCCCCTCAGGATGGAGAAATCATAGCGGAGATTAATTCACTTCCCTATGAATCCATTAAGTTCGATGCTAATGAAAGTTTAGTCGAAATGATAGATGAAGAGGTCGATGAGGCCTTTTTTGAAGCTTCTGTAACTAATGGGAATTTTAATGCCGATGGAAAAGATGATTTCAAAATTGTTTTCACCTCTTTGCACGGCACATCAATTACGGCTATTCCAGAAGTTTTGAAGCGGGCCGGTTATAAAAATGTAACGGTTATTGCGGAACAAGCAAAACCGGATGGTGATTTTCCAACGGTAAAATCTCCTAATCCAGAAGAGCCTGAAGCTTTATCAATGGCCGTTAAGAAGGCCGAGGAAATTGGTGCCGACATGGTTGTGGGTACCGATCCAGATAGTGACCGTTTAGGAATTGCCGTGCGAAATTTGGATGGTAAAATGGAAATCGTGAACGGAAACCAGGCCATGGTTCTAATGACAAAATTCCTCCTAGAACAACAAAAGAAGAAAGGTTTTAAGGGAAATGAATTTATAGCCACGACCATAGTTTCTACTCCAATGATGGAAGCAATGGCCAAAGCATATGGTGTGGAATTCAAAACAGCACTGACCGGTTTTAAATGGATCGGGAAAATGATAAAAGACTTCCCCGACTCTAAATTCATCGGTGGTGGTGAGGAAAGTTTTGGTTATATGGTCGGTGACTTTGTACGTGACAAGGATGCGGTCACCTCTACCCTATTGGCATGTGAAATCGCGGCACAGGCAAAAGCAAATGGCAGTTCTTTTTACAAAGATTTAATTGACTGTTATGTAGATTACGGTTTCTATAAAGAGCATCTAGTATCCATTACCAAAAAAGGGATTAGTGGCGCAGAGGAAATCAAACAGATGTTGAAAGATTTCAAGGATAATCCGGTAAAGTCCGTTGCCGGTTCCAAAGTAAAATGGATAGAGGACTACAACACCTCTACTGCAAAAAATGTTCTAACCGGTGAAGAAAAAACTATTGATATTCCCAAATCCAATGTACTCATTTATGAAACCGAGGACGGAACACGTATTGCCGCAAGACCAAGCGGAACTGAGCCTAAGGTAAAGTTTTATATTAGCACGAATACAAAATTGGACAAGGCGGAAAATTATAAAGCGGTCGCCGCTAGCCTAGATGCAAAAATTCAAAGCATTTTAAGCGAGCTTAAATTGACTTAATGGATTATTTCAAGAAAATTCTTCGCTTTGCGAAACCTTATAGCAAATACGGCTATTTAAATATTTTCTTCAACATACTTTACGCGTTGTTTAGTGCCCTCTCCTTTGCGGCTTTAATCCCCATGTTGGATGTGCTTTTTACCCCTAATAAAAAAGTTACCGAGAAACCGGTCTATACTGAAATAGGTCACCTGAAAGATTATTTACAGGACTTGATCAACTACGAGGTTACCGCATATTCCGGTAACGATGAAATGAAAGGTCTAATTTTAGTAATAGGTCTTGTGCTTGTTCTTTTTCTGTTAAAGAACTTTTTTAACTATCTGGCCATGTATTTCATTACTTTTCTAAGAAACGGGGTTCTGAAGGATATCAGAAATGGTATGTACCAGAAAATTACTGAATTACCCATTTCCTATTATTCAGAGAAGAGAAAAGGAGATGTTATTGCCAGGATTACCTCTGATGTATTAGAAATACAACATTCTTTCTTATCTATTTTGGAATTGATAATCCGAGAACCCCTGACTATCGTTTTTACCATACTGATAATGTTCGGTATAAGTGGGAAATTGACGCTCTTTGTATTCATTTTTATACCTATTGCAGGCATGATTATATCTCGAATAGGGAAATCACTAAAAAAGAAATCGGATAGGGTTCAAAAGGAGCAAGGAGAATTCTTATCCATTATTGAGGAAACTCTGGGAGGTCTTCGCGTAATTAAAGCTTTTAATGCTGAATCACGGTTTTATAACACTTTCGCTAATTCTACCAAGCGCTTTTTCGACTTTAGCAATACTTTGTTGAACCGACAAAATTTAGCTTCACCTACCGGTGAATTTCTTGGTATTCTAGTAATTGGGGTGCTACTTTGGTATGGAGGAAAAATGGTATTGGTCGACGAAACGTTGGACGCATCCTCGTTTATAGCTTATATGGGGCTCGCTTACAACATTCTTACACCGGCAAAGGCTATCAGCAAAGCCTCCTATGGCGTAAAAAAAGGAAATGCAGCGGCAGAAAGGGTATTGGAAATATTAGAAACTAAAAATCCAATTTCAGAAATTGAAAATGCGGTCGTTAAGTCTAGATTTGATGCTGAAATCTCGTTGCAAAACGTTTCTTTCAAATATGAGGACGAGTATGTATTGCGGAACTTTGACCTTTCCGTACCAAAAGGTAGTACCGTCGCCTTAGTAGGTCAGTCGGGAAGTGGTAAAAGTACCATCGCCAATTTAGTAACGCGCTTTTACGATGTAAACGAGGGAGAAATTACCATAGACGGCACCAACATCAAACACCTGACCAAAAAATCCTTGCGAGGATTAATGGGGCTTGTGACACAGGATTCCATTCTATTCAATGATACGGTCAAAAATAATATTGGTCTTGGTAAGGAAAACGCATCAGATGATGAAATTATCGAGGCTGCCAAAATTGCCAATGCCCATGATTTTATAATTGATTTACCTAATGGGTACAATACAAACATTGGTGACAGTGGGAATAAGTTAAGTGGTGGTCAAAAACAACGACTATCCATAGCAAGAGCCGTTCTGAAAAACCCACCTATCATGATTTTGGACGAAGCTACTTCTGCTTTGGACACGGAAAGTGAACGATTGGTACAAGACGCTTTGGAAAAAATGATGAGGAACAGAACCTCTATTGTCATCGCCCATCGTCTGTCTACCATTCAGAATGCCGATAAAATCGTAGTTTTGCAAAAGGGTAAAATTGTGGAACAAGGTTCTCATACGGAGTTACTTGCGAAAAATGGCACGTATAAAAAATTAGTGGAGATGCAATCCTTGGCTCCCTAGCTAAAATTAGGCAATTATTCTGTCTTATAATCTCGAATTTTCCCTAAGCCTTAAACCTTTTCCTATTTTTATAGTCCAAAAGTAGAACCAAAACCGATAAGGTTGATTGCGGAAGAATCACTAATTCAAGAATTAAAAGCTAAGGAAACTCAATCCCATGCTTTTGAAGTGCTGGTAAGCACTTATAAAGAGCGACTCTATTGGCATATCCGCAGGATTGTGTTGAACCATTATGATGCTGACGATGTCCTACAAAACACGTTTATTAAAGTGTATCGCAATATTGACGGTTTTAAAGGAGATAGCAAACTCTTTTCCTGGATGTACCGTATCGCTACCAACGAATCCCTGAGTTTTTTGAAACTAAAATCAAAAAAATTAGGCTTGGGTGATGCAGAATATCAGGAACGGGCACTTCAGAATTTGGAGGCAGATGTTTACTTTGAAGGGGATGAAATTCAATTGAAACTCCAAAAAGCCATAGCCACACTACCCGAGAAACAAAAATTGGTGTTCAATATGAGGTACTTTGAAGAATTGAAATATGAGGAAATCTCAACTATTCTAGATACTTCAGTAGGTGGTTTGAAAGCATCGTATCACTTAGCGGCGAAGAAAGTAGAGGAACATTTAAAAGCCGATTAAACTATTAAAGGAATTGATAGTCAAATAAATAGGATGAAAAAGAAAGATAACAAAAACCCATTTAAAACTCCAGAGGGCTATTTCGATAGTTTTCAGGATAAATTATTGGAACGGCTATCTGATGAAGCACCTAGCCACCTTGATTCTATCAATGGAAAAGATGATGGTTTTAGGGTTCCCAACAGTTATTTTGATGGCTTGAATGACAGGATAAAAGAAAGGTTGCATGATGATGTCAAAGTCATCCCATTGCGTCCATATAGAAATTATTATTTAGCGGCAGCTTCCATAGCAGCGGTAACTTTGTTGTTGTTCGGAATATTCTGGAATTCCTCCGAAGAAATCAGTTTTACCGATTTGGCAAATTCCGATATTGAAGCTTATTTTGAAAACAATGATTTTGAATTGAGTTCTTATGAAATTGCCGAAGAAATCCCGGTAGATGGTCTTGAATTGAGAGATTTTTTAGACACTCAATTCAATGATGAACACATAGTAAACTACATAGATGAAAATACAGATAATTTTGATGAACTAAATTTAGAGGATGATGAATAAATTGATACTTATTGCCTTTTTATGCTGTATGACTCTGTCATTTGGGCAGCGTACAGAAAATAGGGAGAAAATAAAATCCTTAAAAGTGGCCTTTATAACGGACCGTTTGGAATTGAGTGCAAAAGAAGCACAGCAATTTTGGCCGGTTTACAACGACTATGAGGATAAACGAGAAGCTCTGCGACAAAAAGAGCGTACCCAAATTAAAAGTAAAATACGGGATGCAGCCGCTTTGACCGAAAAGGAGGCCGAGGAACTACTCAAACAATTTTTAAGTTTTGAAGAGGAAGAAGAGGAATTAGATCGGTCTTTTCTTAAGGAAATTAGCAAAGTGATTACCGCAAAAAAGACATTGTTGCTGTTACGCTCGGAGGAGGAATTTAAAAGACAGCTTATTAAACAGTACCGTCACAACAAAGGCGGTGGCGGTTACCGATGATTATTTTAGAAAACCGTTTCAGTTAAAATAGACTAAAGTGTTCAAACCCCAACGGTTCTTAAATCATTGGGGTCTTTTTTATCTAAATGTCAGCTTGGAAATGCGATTTTTACCCGCAGCGTAGGCAACGGAATCATTTTTAAAGCGAAGCGTGTAAAAAGGCTCATCCGAAAGTTTTATCCAAGAGTTACCCCTATCGCTTGAATATGAAATTCCCCTAAACCCTATAGCCACTATTTCCTTCCCATCAGAATTGGGGACAAATTGAACACAGCTTTTGTATCCTGGATCTTTTCCTTCGGCAATCAAACTCCATGTTTTACCTCCGTCTTCGGTAATAGCCTTATTTCCAATGTTATTTTCGGGGTTTGTATAATCCCCTCCTATGGCCACCCCAAGATTTTGGTCATAAAAATCAATCGAATAGATTCCCGTGGTGGGCTCAGTCGTTTTAATAGGTGTTTGGTAACTTTCCCAGCTTCGTCCTTTGTCACTAGAATATAAAACTCGCTTTGTGGTAGCTATCCAAGTGGCTTCACCAAAGACTTCGATATTGGTATTACTGGCCGCAAAGGCACCTTCGCCCTCAATACCTTCCGGCAGGTCAGAACAGGATAGCTTTTCCCAATTGTTTCCTCCATCTCTAGTAATGATGATACTTAGGCAACCGTTCATCGTATCTCCAACGGCTATACCTTCTTTATCGTTCCAAAAGATCATAGCATCATAAAATACATTTTCATCTTCTTCCATATATACGAGTTCCATACGTCCATTATCCCCGGTTTTATATAGTAACGCAGGATTTGCGACCGAAAGCATAAAAAAGTCAATCGATGTATGCGCCACCGCTCGGAATTCTGGAATAGTCGTATGGTACTTTTCAACGTTCGCCCTTACTTTACCATTGGATAAATCCACTGTTCCAAATGCACCGTTACTTCCAGCGAAAGCCAGACTATTTCCCATGACTTCAATAGCACGGATACTTAACGAGTCTTGATATAAATTTTCAATTGAAACGGATGTAAAAAGCTTCTTCCTTTCAGTATCTGAACAGGAAACGAGACCGCTGAAAATCAATACAATCGTTATATATCGCATAGGTATAAAGTTTCTCAAAAATAAAGGGAATCGCTACTAAAACAATACCTTTGCACCCTTAAATTTTTTTAGAGATGAAACTACACCGGAACTTAGTATTTGCCGTAATCGATGCCTTGAACTTAATTTTCAATGAGGGAGAATATGCGGATAAGGTGGTCCAAAAAGTACTGAAGTTCGATAAAAGATGGGGAGCCCGCGACCGTGGATTCATTGCGGAGACCACCTACGAAATGGTGCGTTACAAAAGACTGTATGCTGAAATTGCTGAAGTAAAGGCACCGTTTAGCAGGCCCGACCTGTTTCGTATGTGGGCGGTATGGGCGGTTTTAAAGGGAATATCATTACCGGACTGGAAACAGCTAGAACCTACACCAGAACGTCGTATAAAAGGAAAGTTTGACGAACTCTCTAAAATCAGGAAGTACCGTGAAGCGGTTCCCAACTGGATAGACGAACTATGTGAAAAATCTTTAGGCGAAAAATTATGGACCAAGGAAATTGCCAAACTCAATGAACCTGCAGAGGTTATTCTGAGGACCAATACGCTAAAAATCACTAAAGAGGAGTTGCGAAAAGCTTTATTGGACGAAGGTATTGTTACGAACCCTATTAAAGGATATCCCCTGGCGTTGCGATTGCCTGAGCGTGCCAATGTTTTTGTTACCCAAAGCTTTAAAAATGGATTTTTTGAAGTGCAGGACGCATCCTCCCAACTCGTTGCGGAAATGCTGGATGTAAAACCTGGTCAACGCGTGGTGGATACCTGTGCGGGCGCGGGAGGAAAGTCACTTCACCTAGCTGCATTAATGGAAAACAAGGGTCAGTTGATTGCCATGGACATTTATTCTAGCAAACTCAAAGAGCTGAAACGGCGCGCGAGAAGAAACGGTGCGCATAACATTGAACCTCGGGAAATAGAATCCACTAAAGTGATTAAGAAACTGTATGGCAGCGCGGACAGGGTATTGATAGATGCGCCATGCACTGGACTAGGCGTAATTAGAAGAAACCCGGATACCAAATGGAAGTTGCAACCCGATTTTCTTGAAAGGATTACAAAAACACAACAAGAAATCCTCCGCAGCTACAGTAAAATACTGAAACCGGGCGGTAAAATGGTTTACGCTACCTGTTCCATACTTCCTCAAGAGAATCTAGACCAGGTCAAATCTTTTTTATCAAGTGATGAGGGTTCCGATTTCTCAATAATCAGCGATAAAAAAATCTATGCCTCCAAAAGTGGTTTTGACGGATTTTACATGGCACTACTAGAAAAGAAATAGGTATTCTTATATTTCCAGCTACTCCTTTAAAGTAGGATACTCCACACCCAATTGTTCCAAATAGGTGTCGTATTTGGTCTCATCGTAATAAAATTTCTCCAATTCGGACCTAAATTGTCCCTGTTTATCAGCGTTCAAGTATATGGGTGGCATATCATCTTCTGAAATCATGGGTATGAATTTGGTTTCCTTGGTCTGTTCGTTATTAAAATAATCCCATGCCCCTTCAAGCAGTTCTGGTTTCAAAAGAAAATCCAAAATGGTCATAGCTTCGGCTTTGGCACCTGCAACAACTCCTTTGTGGGCAATTGGCGTAGCCATGGAAATAGCATTGCTCCAATGATGTCCTTGTAGACCTGGAATGTTAGACGGAAAACGCATGGTCACCGTAGGTATTTTCCAGGAGATGTCGCCTATATCATCCGAGCCACCACTTATAGGTTCGATTACAGGTAGACCTATAGTATCAAGTTTGGTGGCCAGCCCTTCAATCTTTTCGGAATTCACCTCTGTTTGAACCGCCTTCGCTAACTTCTGGTCTGCCTCCGACCAATCGGGTAATCCTACCTGCTTTATATTTTTATACATGGTTTCTGCAATCACCTTATTGTAATGTCTCGGCCAAGCGGCTCCCAATATTTTTGAGGTTACCGTAGTCCCGGTCATCATGGCCGCACCCTTGGCAATATCATTAGCTTCATGGTACATTTCCATAATGCCATCATACTTGATATCCCTAAAATAGAACCAGATAGCAGCCTTGGAAGGTACCACGTTAGGCTGGTCCCCAGCATCGGTGAAGATAGAGTGCGAACGACGCAAGGGATGTAGATGTTCGCGCTTGTAGTTCCATGCAATATTCATCAGTTCCGCTGCGTCCAATGCACTTTTGCCGCGCCACGGAGCTCCTGCAGAATGTGCGGATTCCCCATCAAACGAATACTCCACTGAAATGAGACCAGTGCCGCGAGTTGGTCCATAGGATACAGTTAGATTATTGCTTACATGGGTAAATATGCACATGTCTATATCATCAAAAAGCCCGTCCCGAACGTACCAGGCTTTGGCCGCCACAAGCTCCTCTGCAATACCGGGCCAAAGAAGTAATGTTCCACCTATATTTTCACGTTCCATTAGCTGTTTTACGGCCAATGCGGCAGAAATATTCAAGGGAATACCCGCATTATGACCCTCACCATGTCCAGGCGCCCCCTCAACGATAGGTTTGTGGTAGGCTACCCCAGGATATTGTGAAGCTTTTGGAATACAATCCACATCACTCCCTAAAGCTATGGTAGGTCCTTTACCGTTACTCCAGGTCGCAAACCAGGCAGTAGGAATACCGGAAATGGAGTTTTCTATCTCAAAACCATTTTCTTTCAATATCCCCGTAAGGTATTCAGAGGATTCCGTTTCCTGAAATCCAAGCTCCGCGAAACTGAAAATCTTATCCACCATAACCTGGGATTGCTTCTTGTTCGATTCCACAATCGAAGCAGCTTCCGACTTCAATTTTTCTATTTTTTTATTGGATAGTTTCTTTTGGGAAAAGGAGTTTGCACAGGACAACAAAAATGCGGCTGCAAGGAGTATAGTTCTTTGTCTCATAATGGTTTTGAATTAGCGATTAAAAGATAGGTAAATCTCTTTACTTCTCATATTAGTTTGCGGAAGTATTACCAGTTTCTCAATAACAAACCAAGAAACCAATAGCATTCTGATTTATTAGGGATGAAATTTAAAAGCTGGTGACCGGTATTTAGTTGTGGGGATAGTGAACAATTTCAGTTTTTATATTATCAACACAACTGGTTGAAAACTGTTCCTTCTTGGATGCAAAAACAAGCCTTAAAATCGTAATTTTGCACTTTCCTAACCGCTCAATAGATAGGCAATTATGATTTATTTCTTTGGAGACCTGGCAACTAAAGTTTTTGCCGTCCAAACCACTCAAGAAATCAACGCACAGGATACAGAAAAGTTAATATGGTTGTTCGGCAACCGACCAAAAATCAACGCGGCGTCCCTGGACGCCTTTTTTGTTGGACCCAGGGCGGCCATGATAACCCCATGGAGTACGAATGCCACCGAAATCACCCAAAATATGGGGATTTCAAGAATCTTACGTATTGAGGAATTTAATGTTGTGGAAGAGGCCTTTACAGATTTTGACCCGATGCTATCTCAAAAATATAAGCGTTTGCATCAGGATATTTTTAAAATCGATGTTGTCCCACATAAGATTTTGTCCGT
This sequence is a window from Maribacter aestuarii. Protein-coding genes within it:
- a CDS encoding RsmB/NOP family class I SAM-dependent RNA methyltransferase; amino-acid sequence: MKLHRNLVFAVIDALNLIFNEGEYADKVVQKVLKFDKRWGARDRGFIAETTYEMVRYKRLYAEIAEVKAPFSRPDLFRMWAVWAVLKGISLPDWKQLEPTPERRIKGKFDELSKIRKYREAVPNWIDELCEKSLGEKLWTKEIAKLNEPAEVILRTNTLKITKEELRKALLDEGIVTNPIKGYPLALRLPERANVFVTQSFKNGFFEVQDASSQLVAEMLDVKPGQRVVDTCAGAGGKSLHLAALMENKGQLIAMDIYSSKLKELKRRARRNGAHNIEPREIESTKVIKKLYGSADRVLIDAPCTGLGVIRRNPDTKWKLQPDFLERITKTQQEILRSYSKILKPGGKMVYATCSILPQENLDQVKSFLSSDEGSDFSIISDKKIYASKSGFDGFYMALLEKK
- a CDS encoding WD40/YVTN/BNR-like repeat-containing protein, with the translated sequence MRYITIVLIFSGLVSCSDTERKKLFTSVSIENLYQDSLSIRAIEVMGNSLAFAGSNGAFGTVDLSNGKVRANVEKYHTTIPEFRAVAHTSIDFFMLSVANPALLYKTGDNGRMELVYMEEDENVFYDAMIFWNDKEGIAVGDTMNGCLSIIITRDGGNNWEKLSCSDLPEGIEGEGAFAASNTNIEVFGEATWIATTKRVLYSSDKGRSWESYQTPIKTTEPTTGIYSIDFYDQNLGVAIGGDYTNPENNIGNKAITEDGGKTWSLIAEGKDPGYKSCVQFVPNSDGKEIVAIGFRGISYSSDRGNSWIKLSDEPFYTLRFKNDSVAYAAGKNRISKLTFR
- a CDS encoding phospho-sugar mutase; amino-acid sequence: MNNILDTAKSWLTDFFDPAVKKEIQHLIDNDTEELKDRFYKNMEFGTGGMRGVMGAGTNRINKYTLGKSTQGLSNYLNKVYGDEEVKVVIAYDCRHNSDTLARTVAEVFSANGIKVFLFSELRTTPELSFAVRHLNCHAGIVLTASHNPPEYNGYKVYWGDGGQIVPPQDGEIIAEINSLPYESIKFDANESLVEMIDEEVDEAFFEASVTNGNFNADGKDDFKIVFTSLHGTSITAIPEVLKRAGYKNVTVIAEQAKPDGDFPTVKSPNPEEPEALSMAVKKAEEIGADMVVGTDPDSDRLGIAVRNLDGKMEIVNGNQAMVLMTKFLLEQQKKKGFKGNEFIATTIVSTPMMEAMAKAYGVEFKTALTGFKWIGKMIKDFPDSKFIGGGEESFGYMVGDFVRDKDAVTSTLLACEIAAQAKANGSSFYKDLIDCYVDYGFYKEHLVSITKKGISGAEEIKQMLKDFKDNPVKSVAGSKVKWIEDYNTSTAKNVLTGEEKTIDIPKSNVLIYETEDGTRIAARPSGTEPKVKFYISTNTKLDKAENYKAVAASLDAKIQSILSELKLT
- a CDS encoding amidohydrolase, encoding MRQRTILLAAAFLLSCANSFSQKKLSNKKIEKLKSEAASIVESNKKQSQVMVDKIFSFAELGFQETESSEYLTGILKENGFEIENSISGIPTAWFATWSNGKGPTIALGSDVDCIPKASQYPGVAYHKPIVEGAPGHGEGHNAGIPLNISAALAVKQLMERENIGGTLLLWPGIAEELVAAKAWYVRDGLFDDIDMCIFTHVSNNLTVSYGPTRGTGLISVEYSFDGESAHSAGAPWRGKSALDAAELMNIAWNYKREHLHPLRRSHSIFTDAGDQPNVVPSKAAIWFYFRDIKYDGIMEMYHEANDIAKGAAMMTGTTVTSKILGAAWPRHYNKVIAETMYKNIKQVGLPDWSEADQKLAKAVQTEVNSEKIEGLATKLDTIGLPVIEPISGGSDDIGDISWKIPTVTMRFPSNIPGLQGHHWSNAISMATPIAHKGVVAGAKAEAMTILDFLLKPELLEGAWDYFNNEQTKETKFIPMISEDDMPPIYLNADKQGQFRSELEKFYYDETKYDTYLEQLGVEYPTLKE
- a CDS encoding ABC transporter ATP-binding protein — encoded protein: MDYFKKILRFAKPYSKYGYLNIFFNILYALFSALSFAALIPMLDVLFTPNKKVTEKPVYTEIGHLKDYLQDLINYEVTAYSGNDEMKGLILVIGLVLVLFLLKNFFNYLAMYFITFLRNGVLKDIRNGMYQKITELPISYYSEKRKGDVIARITSDVLEIQHSFLSILELIIREPLTIVFTILIMFGISGKLTLFVFIFIPIAGMIISRIGKSLKKKSDRVQKEQGEFLSIIEETLGGLRVIKAFNAESRFYNTFANSTKRFFDFSNTLLNRQNLASPTGEFLGILVIGVLLWYGGKMVLVDETLDASSFIAYMGLAYNILTPAKAISKASYGVKKGNAAAERVLEILETKNPISEIENAVVKSRFDAEISLQNVSFKYEDEYVLRNFDLSVPKGSTVALVGQSGSGKSTIANLVTRFYDVNEGEITIDGTNIKHLTKKSLRGLMGLVTQDSILFNDTVKNNIGLGKENASDDEIIEAAKIANAHDFIIDLPNGYNTNIGDSGNKLSGGQKQRLSIARAVLKNPPIMILDEATSALDTESERLVQDALEKMMRNRTSIVIAHRLSTIQNADKIVVLQKGKIVEQGSHTELLAKNGTYKKLVEMQSLAP
- a CDS encoding RNA polymerase sigma factor, with translation MIAEESLIQELKAKETQSHAFEVLVSTYKERLYWHIRRIVLNHYDADDVLQNTFIKVYRNIDGFKGDSKLFSWMYRIATNESLSFLKLKSKKLGLGDAEYQERALQNLEADVYFEGDEIQLKLQKAIATLPEKQKLVFNMRYFEELKYEEISTILDTSVGGLKASYHLAAKKVEEHLKAD